The Immundisolibacter cernigliae genome has a window encoding:
- a CDS encoding HlyC/CorC family transporter: protein MDDDLPLALLIAALIGLVLLSGLFAAAETALLSLNRYRLRHLVRAGHPGARRADALLRQPDRFIGLVQLGNNFCDILASSAATLIALQVWGDGAIALMAGLLTIFALIFGEVAPKTLAALHPERVGFPAAYALSALMSVLLPIVVSVNFVANGVLRLLGVRTGDATPDALGREELRSLLFEAGHHFSPRHRGMLLRILDLESVVVEDVMVHRNEVRYLDLDDSWPDLLEQLRNSPHTRLPVCRGSLDQVLGMLHLRRVMHLLADNAFDAQRLQTLLQEPYYVPEGTALTQQLLQFQTGHERLALVVNEYGDTVGLVTVEDILGEIIGEFTDTPTAVKTDVHPQPDGSCLVAGSASVRELNRTMGWDLPLSDAKTLNGAILEHLEDIPTPATSLLLGNYPVEIVQTQGNVVRVARIGVKLKRSG, encoded by the coding sequence TTGGACGACGACTTACCCCTGGCGCTGCTGATTGCGGCGCTGATTGGGCTGGTTCTGTTATCGGGCCTGTTTGCCGCCGCCGAAACGGCGCTGCTGTCCCTTAACCGCTATCGCTTGCGACATCTGGTGCGCGCCGGCCACCCCGGTGCCCGCCGCGCAGACGCACTGCTGCGTCAGCCTGACCGTTTCATCGGCCTGGTGCAGCTGGGCAACAACTTCTGCGACATCCTGGCCTCCAGCGCTGCCACGCTGATCGCCCTGCAGGTGTGGGGCGATGGAGCCATCGCGCTGATGGCCGGGCTGCTGACCATCTTTGCACTCATCTTTGGTGAGGTCGCCCCCAAGACACTGGCCGCATTGCACCCTGAGCGGGTCGGATTTCCGGCCGCCTACGCGCTGTCGGCGCTGATGTCGGTGTTGCTGCCGATCGTGGTCAGCGTGAATTTTGTCGCCAACGGCGTACTGCGCCTGCTGGGGGTGCGCACCGGCGACGCCACGCCCGATGCGCTGGGTCGCGAGGAGTTGCGCAGCCTGCTGTTCGAGGCCGGGCATCATTTCTCACCCCGTCATCGCGGCATGCTGCTGCGCATCCTGGACCTTGAAAGCGTCGTGGTCGAGGACGTGATGGTGCACCGCAACGAGGTGCGTTATCTGGACCTTGATGACAGTTGGCCGGACCTGCTTGAACAGCTGCGCAACAGCCCTCATACCCGCCTGCCGGTATGTCGCGGCTCGCTCGACCAGGTGCTGGGCATGCTGCACCTGCGCCGCGTGATGCACCTGTTGGCCGACAACGCGTTCGACGCACAGCGCCTGCAGACCCTGCTGCAGGAGCCGTACTACGTGCCAGAAGGCACTGCGCTGACCCAGCAGTTGCTGCAGTTCCAGACCGGACACGAGCGCCTGGCGCTGGTGGTCAACGAGTACGGCGACACGGTCGGCCTGGTCACGGTCGAGGACATCCTGGGCGAGATCATCGGCGAGTTCACCGACACACCGACGGCAGTCAAAACCGACGTGCACCCGCAACCGGACGGCTCCTGTCTGGTGGCCGGCAGCGCCAGCGTGCGGGAACTGAACCGCACCATGGGCTGGGATCTGCCCCTGAGCGACGCCAAGACCCTGAACGGCGCCATCCTGGAGCACCTGGAGGACATCCCCACGCCGGCCACCAGCCTGCTGCTGGGCAACTACCCGGTCGAGATCGTGCAGACCCAAGGCAACGTCGTGCGGGTGGCGCGCATCGGCGTCAAATTGAAGCGCAGCGGCTGA
- a CDS encoding heme biosynthesis protein HemY: protein MRRLLWLLLAAAAGVLLANLVAGQPGYLLLAWGDWRIEIRSLLVALLLAALLFGALHWLLGSATRARQALWRRRLRRLLRRREQSETDLAAGVLALLEGHYPQAQKLLQRSRRATVAPALHALALAHLAQLRADPISREREFAAARAAAPHAHLAIAHLQARAQLDAGDATAAASTLKAMAGHDSPRLLELEARLARDRRDWQTLQDLLPRLRRVGIIDSAQAASQEAEIACARLADSEVPDLLWPQLSRRLRRDGEVRLAYAQALRRAGRHEAAQELLGELLREDWRAPALDAFGRYAGDDPQRQLSVAEHWLAAHPDDPALLLALGRLARRVRLWAKAQAYFDSSLLLAPTAQSHLEVAQLLEEIGQPEAAAGHYRAGLRLALLPTASTVDGAAAPILALTAGAPAANDRGNLLPHEA, encoded by the coding sequence ATGAGGCGCCTGTTGTGGCTGCTGCTGGCGGCCGCGGCGGGCGTGCTGCTGGCGAACCTGGTTGCCGGGCAACCGGGCTACCTCCTGCTGGCGTGGGGAGACTGGCGAATCGAGATCCGCAGCTTGCTGGTAGCGCTGCTCCTGGCCGCGCTTCTGTTCGGCGCGCTGCATTGGCTGCTCGGCAGCGCCACCCGGGCCCGCCAGGCCTTGTGGCGGCGGCGCCTGCGGCGCCTGCTGCGGCGACGCGAACAGTCTGAAACCGACCTTGCGGCGGGCGTCCTGGCCTTGCTCGAAGGGCATTACCCGCAAGCGCAAAAACTGCTCCAGCGCAGCCGGCGTGCGACCGTGGCCCCGGCCCTGCACGCCCTGGCGCTGGCGCACCTGGCACAACTGCGCGCCGATCCGATCAGCCGCGAGCGCGAGTTCGCCGCCGCCCGCGCGGCCGCGCCCCACGCGCATCTGGCAATTGCCCACCTGCAAGCCAGGGCGCAGCTGGATGCAGGCGATGCGACCGCGGCGGCGTCCACACTGAAGGCCATGGCCGGTCACGACAGCCCGCGCCTGCTGGAACTCGAAGCCCGCCTGGCGCGCGATCGCCGGGACTGGCAAACCCTGCAGGATCTGCTGCCGCGGCTGCGCCGGGTCGGCATCATCGATTCGGCGCAGGCCGCGTCCCAGGAAGCCGAAATCGCCTGCGCGCGTCTGGCCGACAGCGAGGTACCGGATTTGCTGTGGCCGCAACTGTCGCGGCGACTGCGCCGGGACGGCGAAGTCCGGCTCGCCTACGCGCAGGCACTGCGGCGGGCCGGGCGCCACGAGGCGGCGCAGGAACTGCTCGGCGAGCTGCTGCGCGAGGACTGGCGCGCGCCAGCCCTGGATGCCTTCGGCCGTTACGCGGGCGATGATCCGCAGCGCCAGTTGTCGGTTGCCGAGCACTGGCTGGCGGCGCATCCAGACGATCCAGCCTTGCTGCTGGCGCTGGGCAGGCTGGCCCGACGGGTCCGGCTGTGGGCCAAGGCGCAGGCCTACTTCGACAGCAGCCTGCTGCTGGCACCGACTGCCCAGAGCCATCTGGAAGTGGCGCAGTTGCTGGAGGAAATCGGGCAGCCCGAGGCGGCGGCGGGCCACTACCGCGCCGGCCTGCGCCTGGCCCTGCTGCCCACCGCGTCGACAGTGGATGGGGCCGCTGCACCGATCCTCGCCTTGACAGCCGGTGCGCCGGCTGCCAATGATCGGGGCAATTTGCTGCCACACGAGGCCTGA
- a CDS encoding uroporphyrinogen-III C-methyltransferase encodes MVAAEQRIDSLENWRSTASEDLVALEKRARDLNARVDQLGPARLAVWSLAEADYLVRSAQRAAAFDYDPARAALALNLASATLAPVPGSAGARMALDKARAALEQVRVPDVGVLSSELAQAARALQVSPLREPGTAPVAAAAPGWRGAVQQAWQQLGEIIVVQRVGTPVQPLLRPHEIQYLRQQLALKLTAADFALQRRDSSAFQRELADVQLWADAYLSASEPATTTALGTVTRLSSVDLRPPLPDLSTLGAQLDALRRATGADRGP; translated from the coding sequence GTGGTCGCGGCCGAACAGCGGATCGATTCCCTCGAAAACTGGCGCAGCACCGCCAGCGAAGACCTGGTCGCGCTCGAAAAGCGCGCGCGGGACCTGAACGCGCGCGTCGACCAGCTGGGGCCGGCGCGGCTTGCGGTCTGGTCGCTGGCGGAAGCTGACTACCTGGTGCGCAGCGCGCAGCGCGCGGCCGCTTTTGACTACGACCCGGCCCGCGCCGCGCTTGCCCTGAACCTGGCCAGCGCCACCCTGGCGCCGGTACCGGGCAGTGCCGGCGCGCGCATGGCCCTCGACAAAGCCCGAGCTGCCCTGGAACAGGTGCGTGTGCCGGATGTGGGCGTGCTCAGCAGTGAACTTGCCCAGGCGGCGCGTGCACTGCAGGTCTCCCCGCTGCGCGAGCCGGGGACCGCGCCCGTGGCAGCAGCCGCGCCCGGCTGGCGCGGCGCCGTGCAGCAAGCCTGGCAGCAACTGGGTGAAATCATCGTCGTCCAGCGCGTCGGCACGCCGGTTCAGCCGCTGTTGCGCCCACACGAGATCCAATACCTGCGCCAGCAACTGGCGCTGAAGCTGACTGCCGCCGACTTTGCCCTGCAGCGTCGCGACAGCAGCGCCTTTCAGCGTGAACTGGCCGACGTCCAGCTCTGGGCCGATGCCTACCTGAGCGCCTCCGAACCGGCCACGACAACCGCGCTGGGCACCGTCACCCGCCTGTCAAGCGTGGACCTGCGTCCGCCGCTGCCGGATCTGTCCACGCTCGGCGCTCAACTCGATGCCCTACGCCGCGCGACGGGCGCGGACCGCGGCCCATGA
- a CDS encoding RNA pyrophosphohydrolase — MIDAEGFRANVGIILVNDAGHVFWGRRIGQNTWQFPQGGIKHHETPEQALFRELQEEVGLTCQDVELLGATQGWLRYMIPRRYLRRDRPPCIGQKQLWYLLRLTAGEERIRLDADGTPEFDAWRWVDYWAPLTQIVNFKREVYRLALEELAGRVPTSLAARPLQQRA, encoded by the coding sequence ATGATCGATGCGGAAGGCTTCCGGGCAAACGTCGGCATCATCCTGGTCAACGACGCCGGTCACGTGTTCTGGGGCCGGCGCATCGGCCAGAACACCTGGCAGTTCCCGCAGGGCGGCATCAAGCATCACGAAACGCCCGAGCAGGCGCTGTTTCGGGAGCTGCAGGAAGAGGTCGGCCTGACCTGCCAGGACGTGGAACTGCTGGGCGCCACTCAGGGCTGGCTGCGCTACATGATCCCGCGCCGCTATCTGCGTCGCGATCGGCCGCCGTGCATCGGCCAGAAACAGCTCTGGTACCTGCTGCGTCTGACCGCCGGCGAGGAGCGCATCCGCCTTGATGCCGATGGCACCCCGGAGTTCGACGCCTGGCGCTGGGTCGATTACTGGGCCCCGCTGACGCAAATCGTCAACTTCAAACGCGAGGTCTACCGCCTGGCGCTCGAAGAGCTGGCCGGTCGTGTGCCGACCTCGCTGGCCGCCCGGCCGCTGCAGCAGCGTGCCTGA
- a CDS encoding HAD family hydrolase — protein MARTLALFDLDNTLLTDDSDYLWGRYLADAGLVDGPAYEAQNARYYALYKAGDLDIHEFLAFALRPLRELALPRLIELRGRFVAEWIVPRVAPGARALIERHRRDGHMPVIITATNRFVTGPIAGLLGVPALIATEPERDAEGFTGRALDPPCFQAGKVARLESWQTRYGYAGAYTYFYSDSHNDLPLLERVDVPVAVDADPQLTAVAAARGWSQLSLRGVS, from the coding sequence ATGGCCCGCACGCTTGCCCTGTTCGATCTGGACAACACCTTGCTGACCGACGATAGCGACTACCTGTGGGGGCGCTACCTGGCCGACGCCGGCCTGGTCGACGGCCCCGCCTACGAGGCCCAGAACGCGCGCTATTACGCCCTGTACAAGGCCGGCGACCTGGACATCCACGAATTTCTGGCCTTTGCGCTGCGCCCGTTGCGGGAGCTTGCCCTGCCGCGACTGATCGAACTGCGCGGGCGCTTCGTGGCCGAGTGGATCGTCCCGCGGGTGGCGCCGGGAGCGAGGGCCCTGATCGAGCGCCACCGCCGCGATGGCCACATGCCGGTCATCATTACGGCCACCAACCGTTTCGTGACCGGGCCGATTGCCGGTCTGCTGGGCGTGCCGGCGTTGATCGCCACCGAGCCGGAGCGCGACGCGGAGGGTTTTACCGGTCGCGCGCTGGACCCGCCGTGCTTCCAGGCGGGCAAGGTAGCCCGCCTCGAGTCCTGGCAAACTCGCTATGGCTATGCTGGTGCGTACACCTATTTCTATAGCGATTCCCACAACGACCTGCCGCTGCTGGAGCGGGTGGATGTGCCGGTTGCGGTCGATGCGGACCCGCAACTGACGGCGGTTGCCGCCGCCCGTGGCTGGTCGCAGCTCAGCCTGCGCGGGGTGTCATGA